A single genomic interval of Halomonas sp. GT harbors:
- a CDS encoding EAL and HDOD domain-containing protein, translating to MTWLAERVETKAEYEIYYNAGFELFQGYYFAKPSIVYGKVLPPSSLQLTRILSALSNQNVGIGELAEMVSADPNLAVKLLKIANSPLYRGHVPLESVHDVIARLGLDYLRRWMLVFGVLKDSTREHAELILTRAHLCELLTKTHRVRGNRGADAYLVGLMSGVDLLLKIEPSIFIESVNVSNAIADAVVKEAGTLGKQLKLARKIERCVMLKRIDLLEPSWLDLYCQARRHAIEVVKLSETL from the coding sequence GTGACATGGCTTGCCGAGCGCGTTGAAACCAAAGCAGAGTACGAAATTTATTACAATGCGGGTTTTGAGCTATTCCAAGGTTATTATTTTGCTAAACCGTCTATCGTTTATGGCAAAGTACTGCCTCCGTCTTCGTTACAGTTAACACGAATTCTGAGTGCGCTATCCAATCAAAATGTAGGCATTGGTGAGCTTGCAGAAATGGTGTCTGCAGACCCTAATCTCGCCGTTAAATTGCTCAAAATTGCTAATAGCCCACTTTACCGCGGCCATGTTCCCCTCGAAAGCGTGCACGATGTGATTGCTCGGTTAGGGTTAGACTATCTTCGCCGCTGGATGCTGGTTTTTGGTGTATTGAAAGACAGTACTCGAGAACATGCTGAGCTAATCCTTACACGCGCTCATTTGTGCGAACTGCTGACAAAAACGCACCGAGTTCGAGGCAATCGGGGAGCTGATGCTTATCTAGTGGGGCTAATGTCGGGTGTTGACTTACTACTCAAAATTGAGCCTTCAATATTTATCGAATCTGTTAATGTCAGTAACGCGATAGCTGACGCAGTTGTCAAGGAGGCAGGAACTCTTGGTAAGCAGCTTAAATTAGCACGTAAGATTGAGCGGTGTGTGATGTTAAAGCGCATAGACTTATTAGAGCCATCTTGGCTGGATCTATATTGTCAGGCACGCAGGCATGCAATTGAGGTTGTGAAGCTTTCTGAAACACTATGA
- a CDS encoding VIT1/CCC1 transporter family protein, translated as MPTPSRESLLRDHHPDAVRKRLGTPVKASTLPDAVLGGIDGCVTTFAVVSGAFGAGFSPQVALVLGFANLLADGFSMAVSNYEAGQAQLAQIASTERTERQHIDLVPEGEREEIRQIFQAKGFEGELLEQVVETLCREPDRWVTTMLQEEHGLSSVGLNPLRAALVTFGAFLIVGALPLLPYTVSNLATITQFLASLGLAGGVFLAIGMLKSAVYGLPAWRSGLRTLFMGTTAAGLAFATGYFAQSLLAV; from the coding sequence ATGCCAACCCCAAGTCGTGAAAGCCTTCTTCGCGACCATCACCCTGATGCAGTGCGTAAGCGACTAGGCACTCCAGTAAAAGCATCAACACTGCCTGATGCTGTGCTCGGCGGTATCGATGGTTGCGTGACGACCTTCGCGGTCGTATCAGGGGCATTTGGTGCAGGTTTCTCACCACAAGTAGCACTTGTACTTGGTTTTGCTAACTTACTCGCTGACGGGTTTAGTATGGCAGTAAGTAATTACGAAGCTGGGCAAGCACAGCTAGCTCAAATCGCCAGTACTGAGCGCACCGAACGACAGCATATTGATCTGGTGCCTGAGGGCGAACGCGAAGAGATTCGCCAAATTTTTCAAGCCAAAGGGTTCGAAGGAGAACTTCTTGAACAAGTAGTGGAAACATTATGCCGGGAACCCGATAGATGGGTGACCACTATGTTACAAGAAGAGCATGGCCTTTCATCTGTTGGACTTAACCCTCTTCGCGCAGCGTTAGTTACCTTTGGTGCTTTTTTGATAGTGGGCGCTCTGCCGTTACTTCCATATACAGTATCTAACTTAGCAACCATAACGCAGTTTTTAGCCAGTCTAGGACTGGCTGGCGGCGTATTCCTCGCGATTGGTATGCTCAAAAGCGCCGTCTACGGCCTACCGGCCTGGCGCTCGGGCCTGCGTACTCTCTTCATGGGCACCACCGCGGCTGGGCTCGCCTTTGCAACAGGCTATTTCGCACAGAGTCTATTGGCAGTTTAG
- a CDS encoding anti-virulence regulator CigR family protein, whose amino-acid sequence MKSIPLSACLLVCTLFWQVAAVAQPAHAPAHGARDNGQHADRQRGGQDIGRHERRHRDERVVDLPRINERELIRLLRQYDAPRAQPLPPGIQRNLERGKPLPPGIAKRFDGPLASQLPQYPGYEWERVGADVVLIEAATRVVVDVLVDALR is encoded by the coding sequence ATGAAATCAATCCCTCTTAGCGCTTGCTTGTTAGTTTGCACCCTGTTTTGGCAGGTGGCAGCAGTTGCACAGCCTGCCCACGCGCCCGCCCATGGCGCTAGAGACAACGGTCAACACGCCGATCGTCAGCGTGGCGGACAGGATATAGGCCGACATGAGCGGCGCCATCGCGATGAACGCGTTGTGGATCTTCCTCGTATCAACGAACGTGAACTGATACGCCTGTTGCGGCAATACGATGCACCGCGTGCCCAGCCATTGCCGCCGGGTATTCAGCGTAACTTAGAACGCGGTAAACCCCTTCCTCCGGGAATTGCAAAACGCTTTGATGGTCCGTTGGCATCTCAACTTCCCCAATATCCCGGCTACGAATGGGAGCGTGTTGGTGCTGATGTCGTACTCATTGAAGCCGCTACTCGCGTCGTTGTTGATGTGCTGGTAGATGCGCTTCGTTAA
- a CDS encoding type II toxin-antitoxin system Phd/YefM family antitoxin, whose translation MRVSIHAAEKQLYSLIRKALAGEEVIISMSEESCVQLVPHADKNNVEQLYGCMKDEIDYVEGWDAPLDGMNN comes from the coding sequence ATGAGAGTGTCTATTCACGCGGCAGAAAAACAACTTTATTCCCTTATCCGGAAAGCTCTCGCAGGCGAAGAGGTCATCATTTCTATGAGTGAAGAATCTTGCGTTCAGCTTGTGCCGCATGCTGATAAAAACAATGTAGAACAGCTATATGGTTGCATGAAAGATGAGATTGATTATGTTGAGGGATGGGATGCTCCGCTCGATGGCATGAATAACTGA
- a CDS encoding site-specific integrase — MTNFSLKRKITESAIKHAQSKGIRTIHDIEISGFMCTIYRRDLITFSFRYRSKLTSKRPVMKIGRYPSVSADEAREIAKKMSLGLAKGIEPRLEEDAAIKAQKHIEEQQRLQDATIIKVFLDTVYRPHKERMKRGNEDLERLDRHFKPWYQKRMPELSKADVTRWHHELEKTGLAFLTIKRSYDVLQNMLNIAVEEKFIHENPIKNVRLKRPVAGDDQGIDAIRSRRALTDREIDGLFRGLAIYTQDRKDMRRRSRAKKSNRHLPDWDHLTYVDYVVPAILVIYHAGFRPGDVYGLRWENVNFETQIITKVIEKTAHHSIRPTSFPISEPLLEVLQAWWEQNGRQRTGYVFPSPKTGRRLSASALGRHPWAAVKKFGGLDENLDLYTLRHNFASQLIMSGADLMTVMKLMGHRDIATTIEHYGHLTADHIRNALDALNRPAKAKPPFKY, encoded by the coding sequence ATGACAAATTTTTCACTTAAGAGAAAGATCACGGAATCAGCAATTAAGCATGCTCAAAGCAAGGGCATTCGCACTATCCACGACATCGAAATTAGTGGTTTTATGTGCACAATTTACAGACGTGACCTCATAACGTTCTCGTTTCGCTACCGCTCAAAACTGACTTCCAAGCGGCCGGTCATGAAGATTGGCCGATACCCATCTGTATCTGCTGACGAAGCCAGAGAAATCGCAAAAAAAATGTCGCTGGGACTGGCCAAAGGAATAGAGCCTAGGCTCGAAGAAGATGCCGCCATCAAGGCTCAAAAGCATATCGAAGAACAACAACGCCTGCAGGATGCAACGATTATCAAAGTATTCCTTGATACCGTTTATCGGCCACACAAAGAGCGTATGAAACGAGGCAACGAAGACCTTGAAAGACTTGATCGTCATTTTAAGCCCTGGTATCAGAAACGCATGCCTGAACTCAGCAAGGCTGACGTAACTAGGTGGCACCATGAGCTTGAAAAAACAGGCTTAGCGTTTCTCACCATCAAACGTTCCTACGATGTGCTTCAAAATATGCTTAACATCGCAGTTGAAGAAAAATTCATACATGAGAACCCAATCAAGAATGTAAGGCTTAAGAGACCAGTCGCTGGGGATGATCAAGGTATTGATGCTATCCGCTCCCGCCGTGCTTTAACGGACAGAGAAATCGACGGACTCTTTAGGGGGCTTGCCATCTATACCCAAGACCGGAAGGACATGCGGCGACGTTCACGTGCGAAAAAATCTAACCGTCACCTTCCCGACTGGGATCATCTGACCTATGTCGACTATGTGGTTCCGGCAATTCTCGTTATCTACCATGCTGGTTTTCGTCCAGGTGATGTCTATGGATTACGCTGGGAGAACGTAAATTTTGAAACACAAATTATTACCAAGGTCATTGAGAAAACAGCACACCACAGCATACGACCAACCAGCTTCCCTATTTCGGAACCACTCTTGGAGGTTTTGCAGGCTTGGTGGGAGCAAAACGGGCGGCAAAGAACTGGCTATGTCTTTCCGTCACCTAAAACCGGCCGCCGCTTATCTGCCAGTGCCCTAGGACGACATCCTTGGGCAGCTGTCAAAAAATTTGGGGGGTTAGATGAAAACCTTGACCTATATACGCTGCGCCACAATTTTGCATCCCAGCTCATTATGTCAGGGGCCGATTTGATGACTGTTATGAAGCTAATGGGGCATAGAGATATTGCAACGACCATAGAGCACTACGGCCACTTAACGGCAGACCACATCCGCAACGCTCTAGATGCTTTGAATCGTCCCGCCAAAGCAAAACCGCCATTCAAATACTGA
- a CDS encoding EAL domain-containing protein, with the protein MAEQMSLAVLMAAQPIFDRHQKMVAAELLYRSDDNRSVFDIGEKQATTELLYNLGTGITEQISHFQTLVFINVSADFLMSRAFLPVPPENVVIELVERIEPTQALVESVRHWHQQGFRFALDDFEFKPSWHALLEFASYIKVDTLGANPQEVLRKKTSALPLFSDMACRAR; encoded by the coding sequence ATGGCTGAACAAATGTCGCTTGCAGTACTTATGGCAGCCCAGCCTATTTTTGATCGTCACCAAAAAATGGTTGCTGCTGAGTTACTATATCGAAGCGACGATAATCGTAGCGTTTTTGATATTGGTGAAAAACAGGCGACCACTGAGCTGCTTTATAACCTCGGCACAGGTATCACAGAGCAGATTAGTCATTTTCAAACACTGGTGTTTATTAATGTGTCGGCCGATTTTCTTATGTCGCGAGCATTTTTGCCTGTGCCGCCTGAAAACGTAGTCATTGAACTCGTTGAGCGCATAGAGCCGACACAAGCGCTTGTCGAAAGTGTGCGTCATTGGCACCAGCAAGGATTTCGCTTTGCTTTGGATGATTTTGAGTTTAAGCCCAGCTGGCATGCGCTTCTTGAGTTTGCTTCCTATATAAAGGTCGATACGTTGGGCGCCAATCCGCAGGAAGTTCTCAGAAAAAAAACAAGCGCTCTCCCATTATTCAGTGACATGGCTTGCCGAGCGCGTTGA
- a CDS encoding inositol monophosphatase family protein: MTTYTLEERLALAVRIAEEAGDMIRRAREQQDFSQRLKAGIELVTDVDVAVDTLISQRLEEHFPGEAKLSEELSPERALHTPVEQLWVVDPIDGTVNFAQGLRHVAVSIGWIENGVGKVGVVHAPFLGDTFSAAQGLGAFCNQQPIKPSEADTLESTLVATGFPYDKDARKQLLPRLEAVLTNCQDVRRNGAAAIDLCDVACGRLDAYYESVSPWDFVAGWVIAREAGAKVGHLSEVPDGIPADLYPEQLLVTTPKVYDAMALLLKSID; encoded by the coding sequence ATGACGACCTACACTTTAGAAGAGCGGCTGGCGCTAGCAGTACGCATTGCGGAGGAGGCAGGCGATATGATACGCCGCGCCCGTGAACAGCAAGACTTCAGTCAACGTTTAAAAGCCGGTATTGAGCTGGTTACCGATGTTGATGTGGCAGTTGATACACTAATTAGCCAACGCCTGGAGGAGCATTTTCCTGGTGAAGCCAAGCTGAGTGAAGAACTGAGCCCCGAGCGTGCGCTGCATACCCCCGTCGAGCAGCTGTGGGTGGTAGACCCTATCGATGGGACCGTCAACTTTGCCCAAGGTCTGCGGCATGTGGCGGTGTCGATAGGCTGGATAGAAAACGGCGTTGGTAAAGTAGGCGTTGTTCACGCACCTTTCTTGGGTGATACCTTCAGTGCCGCACAAGGGTTAGGTGCGTTTTGCAATCAGCAGCCGATCAAGCCAAGTGAAGCGGATACGCTGGAAAGTACCCTGGTAGCCACCGGTTTTCCCTACGATAAAGATGCTCGCAAACAGCTTTTACCCCGTTTGGAAGCTGTGTTGACGAACTGTCAGGATGTTCGCCGCAATGGCGCAGCCGCAATTGACTTGTGTGATGTTGCTTGCGGGCGTTTAGATGCGTATTACGAAAGCGTTTCACCATGGGACTTTGTCGCGGGCTGGGTCATTGCTCGCGAAGCAGGTGCGAAAGTGGGGCATTTATCTGAGGTGCCTGACGGCATTCCCGCTGATCTCTATCCAGAACAACTGCTTGTAACGACGCCTAAGGTATATGATGCAATGGCATTGCTACTCAAGAGCATTGATTAA
- a CDS encoding GGDEF domain-containing protein, with amino-acid sequence MSFFNKGGVAMLSFWSALRNINQFGSNAFLIMENLLGFFPRQMFFVQIIEKNKFIIIAIDPSKNDRLSCEIEFENKHLGYFFSKTVSEEVVESCAQCIEECTSACYESPVKNIYEKSLKGGSQLVLLPISDAQSSLSHLLGIIYEKNLNNTVNEVNKYIENEVERQVKERTAKLMATNEELFYLANHDFLTGSYNRRYLLELANAEFKRVRRYGLSLCLMMLDLDHFKAINDEQGHPVGDEALKEVAKTLLETVRDCDHVGRYGGDEFIIVLPETDVSGAMLIAERLREALNSVKLTISIGIAKLERDDVCIEALIHRADHLLLKAKRSGRNRIESIAVKYSA; translated from the coding sequence ATGAGTTTTTTTAATAAGGGGGGAGTGGCCATGCTTTCATTTTGGAGTGCGTTAAGAAATATAAATCAGTTTGGTAGTAATGCTTTTTTAATAATGGAAAATCTGCTTGGATTTTTTCCTAGACAGATGTTTTTTGTACAAATTATCGAAAAAAATAAATTTATTATAATAGCAATAGATCCATCTAAAAATGATAGATTAAGTTGCGAAATTGAATTTGAAAATAAGCACCTTGGTTATTTTTTCTCAAAAACGGTTAGTGAAGAAGTAGTAGAAAGCTGCGCTCAATGTATAGAGGAGTGTACATCTGCGTGTTATGAGTCGCCTGTTAAAAATATTTATGAGAAAAGCCTTAAGGGAGGGAGCCAGCTGGTTTTATTGCCAATTTCTGATGCACAGAGTTCCCTGTCACATTTGCTTGGAATTATCTACGAAAAGAATCTGAATAATACAGTAAATGAGGTTAATAAATATATCGAAAATGAAGTAGAGAGGCAAGTTAAGGAGCGGACTGCTAAATTAATGGCTACTAACGAGGAACTGTTTTATCTAGCCAACCACGATTTTCTCACTGGTTCATATAATCGCCGCTATCTTTTAGAATTAGCTAATGCTGAGTTTAAGCGTGTTCGCCGGTATGGACTATCTCTATGCTTGATGATGCTCGATCTTGACCATTTCAAGGCAATTAATGATGAGCAGGGTCATCCTGTGGGAGACGAAGCACTTAAAGAAGTCGCAAAAACGCTCCTTGAAACAGTACGGGATTGTGACCATGTAGGCCGATATGGTGGTGATGAATTTATAATTGTGTTGCCAGAAACAGATGTTTCCGGTGCTATGCTAATAGCCGAGCGATTGAGAGAAGCCTTAAATAGCGTTAAACTTACTATAAGTATCGGTATTGCTAAGCTAGAGCGTGATGATGTTTGTATTGAAGCACTAATTCATCGTGCTGATCATTTGCTTCTGAAAGCTAAACGTAGCGGGCGAAATAGAATTGAATCAATTGCAGTCAAATATTCAGCTTAA
- a CDS encoding pilin — protein MMQPTQTHQPRRFKQRGFTLIELLIVVAIIGVLAAVGVPQYGNYLDRASAAACEGELSSFRSGYTAASTFNEETDFSFTFQSCLTAGDDDSDGVALEEDNPTLISIIEGDAGDGTTLGLVTDRGVNVTLNSDGSIVREDD, from the coding sequence ATGATGCAACCTACTCAAACGCACCAACCCCGCCGTTTCAAGCAGCGTGGTTTCACCTTGATCGAGCTGCTGATTGTTGTCGCGATTATTGGTGTGCTCGCTGCTGTCGGCGTGCCGCAGTATGGTAATTATTTGGATCGCGCATCTGCAGCTGCTTGTGAGGGTGAGCTGAGTTCTTTTAGAAGCGGTTATACTGCAGCCAGCACGTTTAATGAAGAGACTGATTTTTCTTTCACATTTCAGTCCTGCCTTACTGCTGGTGATGATGACTCAGACGGTGTGGCTCTTGAGGAAGATAATCCAACACTTATTTCTATAATTGAGGGTGACGCAGGTGATGGAACCACTCTGGGTTTGGTTACAGATCGTGGAGTTAATGTAACTCTCAATTCAGACGGCAGCATTGTACGCGAAGATGATTAA
- a CDS encoding Crp/Fnr family transcriptional regulator, with protein MNTSFTSSNNKSISASPSFNDLKTLLTFSQPLFTLRKKTTLITNGEKFKGLYLVHSGLLKQSQLKKSSENEIITHFFFPGDLIGLDSICEAHYSGSVTSIETSGLSLIKFSKIEDLPITKTSHIQLLRILSRSMRNEHNRMWRTLSQSSDSRLAYFFITMSSKFREQGYSPNAFRLPMSRQDIANYLCMASETVSRIISRFENEGLLAANGHEYLILNPEGLANIAEKT; from the coding sequence ATGAATACATCTTTTACGTCTTCGAATAATAAAAGCATTTCCGCTTCACCCTCATTTAACGATTTAAAAACACTTCTAACGTTTTCTCAACCTTTATTTACTCTACGCAAAAAAACAACACTAATAACTAATGGTGAAAAATTCAAAGGCTTATATCTTGTTCATAGTGGACTGTTAAAACAAAGCCAATTAAAAAAATCCTCAGAAAATGAGATAATTACACATTTTTTCTTCCCAGGAGATCTGATAGGACTAGATTCAATTTGTGAAGCGCATTATAGTGGCTCTGTCACATCGATAGAAACATCTGGTCTATCATTAATAAAATTCAGCAAAATAGAAGACCTACCAATAACAAAGACAAGTCATATCCAATTATTAAGAATTCTAAGCAGGTCGATGCGTAATGAACACAATCGCATGTGGCGTACACTAAGCCAGTCATCAGACTCTAGATTGGCGTATTTTTTTATTACTATGTCTAGTAAATTTCGTGAACAAGGATATTCTCCCAACGCTTTCAGGCTACCCATGTCGAGACAAGACATAGCAAATTATCTATGCATGGCTTCAGAGACAGTTAGTCGCATTATTAGCCGGTTCGAAAACGAGGGGCTACTTGCGGCTAATGGCCACGAATATTTGATATTAAACCCTGAAGGTTTAGCTAACATAGCCGAAAAAACATAA